The proteins below are encoded in one region of Deinococcus aquaedulcis:
- a CDS encoding metallophosphoesterase, protein MRVYAIADLHLAFVTPKPMTVFGPQWAGHPQAIFDRWREVVRPQDLVLLPGDLSWAMRLPEAMQDLAPVAALPGTKVLLRGNHDYWWPTASKLRAALPPGMLAVVNDAVRVGNVVVCGTRGWLTPGHEPLPADDARLLEREAERLTLSVKAAQALRQPGDHLLLMLHYPPATPPYPPNPLTRVIEAAQPELIVYGHLHGVPPERAMRHVGGIPAHLVAADGLKFVPRLLLDTAAEPML, encoded by the coding sequence ATGCGCGTATACGCCATTGCCGACCTGCACCTGGCCTTTGTGACACCCAAACCCATGACGGTGTTCGGGCCGCAGTGGGCTGGCCATCCGCAGGCCATTTTTGACCGCTGGCGCGAGGTGGTGCGCCCACAGGACCTGGTGCTGCTGCCGGGCGACCTGTCGTGGGCCATGCGGCTGCCCGAAGCGATGCAGGACCTCGCGCCCGTGGCGGCGCTGCCGGGCACCAAGGTGCTGCTGCGCGGCAACCACGATTACTGGTGGCCCACGGCCAGCAAGCTGCGTGCCGCCCTGCCTCCAGGCATGCTGGCCGTGGTGAACGACGCCGTGCGCGTGGGCAACGTGGTGGTGTGCGGCACGCGCGGCTGGCTGACCCCCGGCCACGAGCCCTTGCCCGCCGATGACGCGCGGCTGCTGGAGCGCGAGGCCGAGCGCCTGACCCTGAGCGTGAAGGCTGCCCAGGCCCTGCGCCAGCCCGGCGATCACCTGCTGCTGATGCTGCACTACCCGCCCGCCACGCCGCCCTACCCGCCCAACCCGCTGACCCGCGTGATTGAGGCGGCCCAGCCCGAACTGATTGTGTACGGCCACCTGCACGGCGTGCCCCCCGAACGGGCCATGCGCCATGTGGGCGGCATTCCCGCGCATCTGGTGGCCGCCGACGGCCTGAAATTCGTGCCCAGGCTGCTGCTGGACACAGCCGCCGAGCCGATGCTCTAG
- the recX gene encoding regulatory protein RecX (binds RecA and inhibits RecA-mediated DNA strand exchange and ATP hydrolysis and coprotease activities), which produces MTGRYRRAQGRRAPAPETEGDDAAPRTPRRPPTPEEQRDALLAYAFRALGQRALSAQELRARLEKRSDDPELVALVLARVQELGYQDDTQVARAENTRRGVGAMRVRQTLKRRGLDDDLIQDTLQTRDPAREAEEVAALLERRWSSFARKRDPQASAFAFLARRGYPGSMIWPAIRAFVANQGEEPEWNGEEDEG; this is translated from the coding sequence ATGACGGGCCGATACCGCAGGGCACAGGGGCGCCGGGCGCCGGCACCTGAAACAGAGGGCGACGACGCCGCGCCGCGTACCCCCCGCCGTCCCCCCACCCCCGAAGAGCAACGCGACGCCCTGCTGGCCTACGCCTTTCGCGCCCTGGGCCAGCGCGCCCTGAGCGCCCAGGAACTGCGCGCCCGTCTGGAGAAACGCAGCGACGACCCCGAACTGGTGGCGCTGGTGCTGGCTCGGGTGCAGGAACTGGGTTACCAGGACGACACCCAGGTGGCCCGCGCCGAGAACACCCGCCGGGGGGTGGGTGCCATGCGCGTGCGCCAGACCCTCAAGCGCCGGGGCCTGGACGACGACCTGATTCAGGACACCCTGCAGACCCGCGACCCGGCGCGCGAAGCCGAGGAAGTGGCGGCCCTGCTGGAGCGCCGCTGGTCATCGTTTGCCCGCAAGCGCGACCCCCAGGCCAGCGCCTTTGCCTTTCTGGCCCGGCGCGGGTATCCCGGCAGCATGATCTGGCCCGCCATCCGCGCCTTTGTGGCCAATCAGGGCGAGGAACCCGAGTGGAACGGGGAAGAGGACGAGGGCTGA
- a CDS encoding diguanylate cyclase domain-containing protein codes for MTPWSAEEEARLAVLSRYQPLVGLPDTALARVKVLAAHLFGVSIVSVGLLDIDQEWVQVGGDLGGTHGPLLAPLGATVVLSGQVVSTGDARQDPRFAGHPLVTAGPHVRFYASAPLLSPEGDVIGALCVADSQVRPALQGEALARLTDMAALVMNELELHLTAQVLARKQVALDHMNRDLRVALSSAETMTAVAELADLDLSPQQMALHVTELTASALDVDWGALVAVRGDRAFSFGAWHSPRGEALAQLASRGIRREEGGMTWEALSAGQPLFVDDYPGSHFAHPESRKTGVQAAATAPLGEFGGTSYLMGFVRLSPQPWNRTDRHLIYAVSRAVRQTLRRAEERAALREAQHRLQLTLDSAPLILWATDLSGTFTLSEGRALTGLGTRPGVAVGQSIYELYAGIPEIRRNVERAMSGEAFVAQVQAQGRVFEARYEPMRNAEGQQTGTVGLAYDVTGLVQAEQQARRDQMRAEALLHLSQLLSGDQPFAEAAGRALGTLQQVLGPGWFVLWARQGQRFVPLLQVGEAPGAVQRHQSQGIPAAQYEALGVFQQHSVFLGPAELPADARDDGMRGAALLPIDLGTAETIWLLGVYRAAPDFEVWTADERQLLEAAGRLLCAGAQRLEQVEGLARAAQTDTLTGLGNRRALDLALERAFAQAHERSEQVTVVSVDMDGLKHFNDTEGHARGDALLVTFGQALREAVRRGDQVFRLGGDEFVVVMVHGHAPSLPAERVQAAVRHTCAAGFPGVQASAGVACFPEDGHTPEAVLACSDARMYAQKMSRRADPT; via the coding sequence ATGACGCCCTGGTCTGCCGAGGAGGAAGCGCGACTGGCGGTCCTGAGCCGGTATCAGCCGCTGGTTGGGCTCCCGGACACGGCCCTGGCGCGGGTCAAGGTGCTGGCTGCGCACCTGTTCGGGGTGTCCATCGTTTCGGTCGGGCTGCTGGATATAGATCAGGAGTGGGTTCAGGTCGGGGGCGATCTGGGCGGAACGCACGGGCCGCTCCTGGCCCCGCTGGGCGCAACCGTGGTGCTCAGCGGGCAGGTGGTGAGTACCGGTGACGCCCGTCAGGACCCCCGCTTTGCCGGCCACCCCCTGGTGACGGCCGGGCCGCACGTGCGCTTTTACGCCAGCGCTCCACTGCTGAGCCCCGAAGGCGACGTCATCGGCGCGCTGTGTGTGGCCGATTCGCAGGTGCGCCCGGCACTACAAGGCGAGGCGCTGGCACGACTGACCGACATGGCCGCGCTGGTGATGAACGAACTGGAACTGCACCTGACCGCGCAAGTCCTGGCGCGCAAACAGGTGGCTCTGGACCACATGAACCGTGACCTGCGTGTGGCGCTGTCCAGTGCTGAAACCATGACGGCGGTGGCCGAACTGGCCGATCTGGACCTGAGTCCGCAGCAGATGGCGCTGCACGTGACCGAGCTCACTGCCAGCGCCCTGGATGTGGACTGGGGCGCGCTGGTGGCGGTGCGGGGTGACCGGGCCTTTTCTTTCGGAGCGTGGCATTCGCCGCGCGGTGAGGCGCTGGCCCAGCTGGCCTCGCGCGGGATTCGGCGCGAGGAAGGCGGCATGACCTGGGAGGCCCTGAGTGCCGGACAGCCGCTGTTTGTGGACGATTACCCGGGCAGCCACTTCGCCCACCCGGAAAGCCGGAAGACGGGCGTGCAGGCGGCGGCAACCGCGCCCCTGGGCGAGTTCGGCGGCACCTCGTACCTGATGGGCTTTGTGCGCCTGAGTCCGCAGCCCTGGAACCGCACCGACCGCCACCTGATCTACGCGGTGTCGCGTGCGGTGCGCCAGACCCTGCGCCGCGCCGAGGAACGCGCCGCGCTGCGCGAAGCCCAGCACCGCCTGCAGCTGACCCTGGACAGCGCGCCCCTCATTCTGTGGGCCACCGACCTGAGCGGCACGTTTACCCTTTCAGAGGGCCGGGCCCTGACTGGGCTGGGCACCCGGCCGGGGGTGGCGGTGGGGCAGTCCATCTACGAGCTGTATGCCGGCATTCCCGAGATTCGCCGCAACGTTGAGCGCGCCATGTCAGGCGAGGCCTTTGTGGCGCAGGTGCAGGCGCAGGGCCGCGTCTTCGAGGCGCGTTATGAGCCCATGCGCAACGCCGAGGGGCAGCAGACCGGCACCGTGGGCCTCGCCTACGACGTGACCGGGCTGGTGCAGGCCGAGCAGCAGGCGCGCCGGGACCAGATGCGCGCCGAGGCGCTGCTGCACCTCTCGCAGCTGCTCAGCGGCGACCAGCCGTTCGCAGAGGCAGCCGGGCGAGCCCTGGGCACCTTGCAGCAGGTGCTGGGCCCCGGCTGGTTTGTGCTGTGGGCGCGCCAGGGCCAGCGCTTCGTGCCGCTGCTGCAGGTGGGCGAGGCCCCGGGCGCGGTGCAGCGCCACCAGTCGCAGGGCATTCCGGCGGCGCAGTACGAGGCTCTGGGGGTTTTTCAGCAGCACTCTGTCTTTCTGGGGCCGGCCGAGCTGCCCGCCGACGCCCGCGACGACGGGATGCGCGGCGCGGCCCTGCTGCCTATTGATCTGGGCACCGCCGAGACGATATGGCTGCTGGGGGTCTACCGCGCGGCCCCGGATTTCGAGGTCTGGACCGCCGATGAGCGGCAACTGTTGGAAGCGGCGGGGCGCCTGCTGTGCGCCGGGGCCCAGCGCCTTGAGCAGGTGGAGGGTCTGGCCCGCGCGGCCCAGACCGACACCCTGACGGGTCTGGGCAACCGGCGCGCGCTGGACTTGGCCCTGGAGCGCGCTTTTGCCCAGGCACACGAACGGAGCGAGCAGGTCACGGTGGTGTCGGTGGACATGGACGGCCTGAAGCATTTCAACGACACCGAGGGCCACGCCCGGGGCGACGCGCTGCTGGTGACCTTTGGACAGGCGCTGCGTGAAGCGGTGCGCCGGGGAGACCAGGTGTTCCGGCTGGGCGGCGATGAGTTCGTGGTGGTCATGGTGCATGGGCACGCGCCGTCCCTGCCCGCCGAGCGGGTGCAGGCCGCCGTGCGCCACACCTGCGCCGCCGGTTTTCCAGGCGTTCAGGCCAGTGCGGGGGTGGCCTGTTTTCCCGAAGACGGCCACACCCCAGAGGCGGTGCTGGCCTGCAGCGACGCGCGGATGTACGCCCAGAAGATGAGCCGCCGCGCCGACCCCACCTGA
- a CDS encoding phosphotransferase family protein codes for MPRRLGDWAATLRGHAPASGPWVWPPGLRATFPGARVVETWTGEGAAFARYRSPGGPLFLKYLPAGWRDSRAAERLHRESTYLRDLAPHAPVPHARYLHSAAQQGPPLAHLLTVDRTEATWGWGAFATDPQREAALLDVVRLLAGLHAFWAGPGQPLLRGRWRWQPGEVLARAAAPTAPPDVPDAAEALTAAAQALPDLLARAPVWTLVHGDIHAGQVLWPRDGGPPELIDYGQVHPSVPGEDLAHLLALRLNATERARLGPALREAYQAALAEQGLSLSTAELAAQERAGLALNLLSTARQAQRRESSGVQQALAAAVEAWWE; via the coding sequence TTGCCGCGCCGCCTGGGAGACTGGGCGGCCACTTTACGCGGCCACGCCCCCGCCAGCGGACCCTGGGTGTGGCCGCCGGGGCTGCGCGCCACCTTCCCCGGGGCGCGTGTGGTGGAAACCTGGACCGGCGAGGGGGCCGCCTTTGCGCGCTACCGCAGCCCCGGCGGCCCGCTGTTCCTGAAATACCTGCCCGCTGGCTGGCGCGACTCCCGCGCGGCCGAGCGCCTGCACCGCGAAAGCACCTACCTGCGCGACCTGGCGCCGCACGCGCCGGTGCCCCACGCCCGGTACCTGCACAGCGCCGCGCAGCAAGGCCCGCCCCTGGCCCACCTGCTGACGGTGGACCGGACCGAGGCCACCTGGGGCTGGGGCGCCTTTGCCACCGACCCCCAGCGCGAGGCGGCCCTGCTGGACGTGGTGCGCTTGCTGGCCGGGCTGCACGCTTTCTGGGCGGGGCCGGGCCAGCCCCTGTTACGGGGCCGCTGGCGCTGGCAGCCCGGCGAGGTCCTGGCCCGCGCGGCGGCCCCTACCGCGCCGCCGGATGTGCCGGACGCGGCCGAAGCCCTGACGGCCGCCGCGCAGGCGTTGCCCGACCTGCTGGCCCGCGCGCCCGTGTGGACGCTGGTGCACGGCGACATTCACGCCGGGCAGGTGCTGTGGCCCAGAGACGGCGGGCCCCCAGAACTCATTGACTACGGGCAGGTGCATCCCAGCGTGCCCGGCGAGGACCTGGCGCACCTGCTGGCGCTGCGGCTGAACGCCACCGAGCGGGCCCGCCTGGGGCCCGCCCTGCGCGAGGCCTATCAGGCAGCGCTGGCCGAGCAGGGTCTGTCCCTGTCGACGGCGGAACTGGCCGCCCAGGAGCGCGCGGGACTGGCCCTGAACCTGTTGTCCACGGCCCGGCAGGCGCAGCGCCGTGAAAGCAGCGGGGTTCAGCAGGCCCTGGCCGCTGCCGTGGAGGCGTGGTGGGAGTAA
- a CDS encoding histidine triad nucleotide-binding protein produces the protein MTTLFERIIARELPSEIVYEDERFIAIRDIAPKAPIHLLVIPKKVTARVDEITGAAEMGELWLTAVKVARQHAQDYRLVVNCGAGGGQVVFHTHIHVLAGWENGPDSDT, from the coding sequence ATGACCACCCTGTTTGAGCGCATCATTGCGCGCGAGCTGCCCAGCGAGATCGTGTACGAGGACGAGCGGTTTATCGCCATCCGCGACATTGCCCCGAAAGCGCCCATTCACCTGCTGGTCATTCCCAAGAAGGTGACGGCGCGCGTGGACGAGATCACGGGCGCCGCCGAGATGGGCGAGCTGTGGCTGACGGCTGTGAAGGTGGCCCGCCAGCACGCCCAGGATTACCGGCTGGTGGTGAACTGCGGCGCCGGGGGCGGCCAGGTGGTGTTCCACACGCATATTCACGTGCTGGCCGGCTGGGAAAACGGTCCAGACAGCGATACCTGA
- the glmM gene encoding phosphoglucosamine mutase, whose amino-acid sequence MSERKYFGTDGVRAVAGAHPLTAAWVMDLGAAAGEILKAGRDHASVVIGKDTRQSGDMLEAALAAGLTSRGVNVIHVGVLPTPGVSYLTRYLGADAGVVISASHNPYQDNGIKFFGADGQKLSDATEHQIEAALDALADLPPVTGVNLGGVTNYSEAERLYVGYLRGHAPDLSGLRIAMDCANGAAYRVGPKVFQAAGADVFAVYTTPDGRNINRDCGSTHLDHLQRIVREGNYDLGVAFDGDADRALFVDSRGNVVHGDHMLLLNARARGEQGVVTTIMANMALEVKLQEAGIPLERTAVGDRYVHERLHERHLNLGGEQSGHVLFLDISPTGDGVLSALLTLKSMKALGTTLDALFDDLVMYPQTLVNVRVADKKAIAADGEVMAAVARAEEQLRGKGRVNLRPSGTENLIRVMVEGQDASEIHEIARVLAGVVQSRGAPA is encoded by the coding sequence ATGAGCGAACGGAAGTATTTCGGAACGGACGGCGTGCGCGCGGTCGCGGGCGCCCATCCCCTCACGGCTGCCTGGGTCATGGACCTGGGCGCGGCGGCCGGGGAGATTCTCAAGGCGGGGCGCGACCACGCCAGCGTGGTTATCGGCAAGGACACCCGCCAGAGCGGCGACATGCTGGAAGCGGCGCTGGCGGCGGGTCTGACCAGCCGGGGCGTGAATGTCATTCATGTGGGGGTGCTGCCCACCCCGGGCGTCAGCTACCTCACCCGCTACCTGGGCGCCGATGCCGGGGTGGTCATCAGCGCCTCGCACAACCCCTACCAGGACAACGGCATCAAGTTCTTCGGCGCCGATGGCCAGAAGCTCAGCGACGCCACCGAACACCAGATCGAGGCGGCGCTGGACGCCCTGGCGGATCTGCCGCCCGTGACCGGGGTGAACCTGGGCGGCGTGACCAACTACTCCGAGGCCGAGCGGCTGTACGTGGGCTACCTGCGCGGCCACGCCCCGGACCTTAGCGGGCTGCGCATCGCTATGGACTGTGCCAACGGGGCCGCCTACCGCGTGGGGCCCAAGGTCTTTCAGGCGGCGGGCGCCGACGTGTTCGCGGTGTACACCACCCCGGACGGCCGCAACATCAACCGCGACTGTGGCAGCACCCACCTCGACCACCTGCAGCGCATTGTGCGCGAGGGCAATTACGACCTTGGCGTCGCCTTTGACGGCGACGCGGACCGCGCGCTGTTCGTGGACAGCCGGGGCAATGTGGTGCACGGCGACCACATGCTGCTGCTCAACGCCCGCGCGCGCGGCGAGCAGGGCGTGGTGACCACCATCATGGCGAACATGGCCCTGGAGGTAAAGCTGCAGGAAGCCGGCATTCCCCTGGAACGTACAGCGGTGGGCGACCGCTACGTGCACGAGCGCCTGCACGAGCGGCACCTGAACCTGGGCGGCGAGCAGAGCGGGCACGTGCTGTTTCTGGATATCTCGCCCACCGGTGACGGCGTGCTGAGCGCCCTGCTGACCCTGAAAAGCATGAAGGCCCTGGGTACCACCCTAGACGCCCTGTTCGACGACCTGGTGATGTACCCGCAGACCCTGGTGAACGTGCGCGTGGCCGACAAGAAGGCCATTGCCGCCGACGGCGAGGTCATGGCGGCCGTGGCCCGCGCCGAGGAACAGCTGCGCGGCAAGGGGCGGGTGAACCTGCGCCCCAGCGGCACCGAGAACCTGATCCGCGTGATGGTCGAGGGCCAGGACGCCAGCGAGATTCACGAGATTGCGCGCGTGCTGGCCGGTGTGGTGCAGTCGCGCGGCGCCCCGGCCTGA
- a CDS encoding HD-GYP domain-containing protein, which yields MLLSPVPLTGLLSSLTPELREHGERVAYLCQEVGLALGLSPQHLDDLRVAAWLHDLGKQDLSSEMLAKTGPLTPEEWAQIRRHPELGVHRARAVPGLSAGVLAAILSHHERWDGGGYPQGLRGHEIPRLARIIAVCDVYDALRSARVYKPVWTPAAALAEVRRGGGAAFDPEVLAAFLALEWHARSSSEAP from the coding sequence GTGCTGCTGTCCCCAGTTCCACTGACGGGCTTGCTGTCGTCATTGACACCGGAACTGCGGGAGCATGGTGAACGCGTGGCCTATCTGTGCCAGGAGGTGGGGTTGGCGTTGGGCCTGAGCCCCCAGCACCTCGACGATCTGCGGGTGGCGGCGTGGCTTCACGACCTGGGCAAGCAGGACCTGTCCAGCGAGATGCTGGCCAAGACAGGTCCCCTTACCCCTGAGGAGTGGGCCCAGATCCGCCGCCACCCGGAACTGGGTGTCCACCGTGCCCGCGCGGTACCAGGGCTCTCTGCAGGCGTACTGGCGGCCATCCTGTCGCACCATGAACGCTGGGACGGCGGCGGCTACCCGCAGGGCCTGCGCGGCCACGAGATTCCCCGTCTGGCGCGGATCATCGCTGTTTGCGATGTCTACGACGCATTGCGCAGCGCCCGGGTGTACAAGCCGGTCTGGACGCCGGCTGCAGCCCTGGCCGAGGTGCGCCGGGGTGGTGGCGCGGCCTTTGACCCCGAAGTCCTGGCGGCCTTTCTGGCCCTTGAGTGGCATGCCCGCTCCAGCAGCGAGGCCCCGTGA
- a CDS encoding HAD family hydrolase: protein MPTPFAAVLFDLDGVLVDTEALITELWAEIFRGQGLNLSSAEITRLTAGQRFEGVVRALEEGRGWRAPEDFLPLLNTRFNAAFDHVPPVPGAADTLRALDAASVPFAVASNSERHRLGLKLRGAGLDTLLAGRAFDPACVGGVGKPDPALYRYAAAALGAEPRRCLVVEDSAPGAQAGLAAGMTVWALLAGSHILPDDEARLRELGVARVLHSHAELQAALGLLVPSP, encoded by the coding sequence ATGCCCACGCCCTTCGCCGCCGTGCTGTTCGACCTTGACGGCGTGCTGGTGGACACCGAAGCCCTGATCACCGAGCTGTGGGCCGAGATCTTCCGGGGCCAAGGGTTAAACCTTAGCTCTGCCGAGATCACGCGCCTGACGGCTGGGCAGCGCTTTGAAGGCGTGGTGCGCGCCCTGGAAGAAGGCCGGGGCTGGCGGGCCCCCGAAGACTTTCTGCCGCTGCTGAACACCCGCTTTAACGCGGCTTTTGACCATGTGCCGCCTGTACCGGGGGCCGCCGACACCCTGCGCGCCCTGGACGCGGCGAGCGTGCCCTTTGCGGTGGCCAGCAACAGCGAGCGCCACCGCCTGGGTCTGAAACTGCGGGGGGCTGGACTGGACACGCTGCTGGCCGGGCGGGCCTTTGACCCGGCCTGCGTGGGCGGCGTGGGCAAGCCGGACCCGGCGCTGTACCGGTACGCTGCCGCCGCGCTGGGCGCCGAGCCGAGGCGCTGCCTGGTCGTGGAAGACAGTGCCCCGGGGGCACAGGCCGGACTGGCAGCGGGCATGACCGTCTGGGCGCTGCTGGCGGGCAGCCACATCTTGCCGGACGACGAGGCGAGGTTGCGTGAACTGGGCGTGGCCCGGGTCCTGCACTCGCACGCTGAGTTACAGGCGGCGCTGGGCCTGCTGGTTCCCTCGCCGTAG
- the rpsT gene encoding 30S ribosomal protein S20 has translation MALRHKSAQKRHRQSLKRRLLNRSRKSTIKTFTKKAVVAAQTGAEDLATLQSRAESLIDKAAKGSTMHKNAAARKKSRLAKAINRAKAAQQG, from the coding sequence ATGGCCCTGCGTCACAAGTCCGCCCAGAAACGTCACCGCCAGAGCCTCAAGCGCCGCCTGCTGAACCGCAGCCGCAAGAGCACCATCAAGACCTTCACCAAAAAGGCCGTGGTCGCCGCCCAGACCGGCGCCGAGGACCTGGCCACGCTGCAGAGCCGCGCCGAGAGCCTGATTGACAAGGCCGCCAAGGGCAGCACCATGCACAAGAACGCCGCCGCCCGCAAGAAGAGCCGTCTGGCCAAGGCGATTAACCGCGCCAAGGCCGCGCAACAGGGCTAA
- a CDS encoding ferritin-like domain-containing protein, producing MSDSNLPAVVTSDPALNRRAALGLLGKVGLGAAAFGLSGVASAAPAKNIDADVLNFALNLEYLEAAFYLAAVGRVNELRRIGGGAEIRLPAGLDQSRGMTFKDSAVQALARDIAEDELQHVKFLYGALGKAAAPRPVLDLNGAFRAAGQAASGGKITGFNPYLNDLFFLHGAFIFEDVGVTAYNGAATLITNPAYLQAAAGILAVEAYHGGAIRTMLYQQRQVTAAAGLYVGQVVQAISNLRGKVGGMKDMGLTDSRGMAVFAPADSNGVAYPRSTREVLNIVYLAPGAAKGGFYPNGLNGTIK from the coding sequence ATGTCCGATTCCAATTTGCCTGCTGTTGTCACGTCCGACCCTGCTCTGAACCGCCGCGCCGCCCTGGGGTTGCTGGGCAAGGTGGGGCTGGGCGCCGCCGCCTTTGGCCTAAGCGGCGTCGCCAGTGCCGCGCCCGCCAAGAACATTGACGCCGACGTGCTGAATTTCGCCCTGAACCTCGAATACCTGGAAGCGGCCTTCTACCTCGCGGCCGTGGGTCGCGTGAACGAACTGCGCCGCATTGGCGGCGGCGCCGAGATCCGCCTGCCCGCAGGCCTGGACCAGAGCCGGGGCATGACCTTCAAGGACAGCGCCGTGCAGGCCCTGGCCCGCGACATTGCCGAGGATGAACTGCAGCACGTGAAGTTCCTGTATGGCGCGCTGGGCAAGGCGGCGGCGCCCCGGCCCGTGCTGGACCTGAACGGCGCGTTTCGCGCGGCGGGGCAGGCGGCCTCTGGCGGCAAGATCACCGGCTTCAATCCGTACCTGAATGATCTGTTTTTCCTGCACGGCGCCTTTATTTTCGAGGATGTGGGCGTGACCGCCTACAACGGGGCGGCCACCCTGATCACCAATCCGGCCTACCTGCAGGCGGCGGCGGGCATTCTGGCCGTGGAGGCCTACCACGGCGGCGCCATCCGCACCATGCTCTACCAGCAGCGGCAGGTCACGGCGGCGGCCGGGCTGTACGTGGGACAGGTGGTGCAGGCCATCAGCAACCTGCGCGGCAAGGTGGGCGGCATGAAAGACATGGGCCTCACCGACAGCCGGGGCATGGCGGTCTTTGCTCCGGCCGACAGCAACGGCGTGGCCTACCCGCGCTCCACCCGCGAGGTGCTGAACATCGTGTATCTGGCCCCCGGCGCGGCAAAGGGCGGCTTCTACCCGAACGGCCTGAACGGCACAATCAAGTAA
- a CDS encoding DNA glycosylase AlkZ-like family protein, giving the protein MTITSSAVRAAAFRTLAPQPSLQAALDTLGFVQADPIRAPARAQDLTLMARLAGYRAGDLEAAYPTLDAEEDMLPNYGFVPRRVQALLHPREVEPKVLQTHPELAGAVRALLHEAGELHPRQAAAGLGRGGVVNAWGGQSSATTRVLDALHRRGEARVVRRERGVRVYGPAPHLAALRAAPLPEAERLRGAVHLLAGLYGPLPEASLGYLVGLSHYGFPHLHGALRAAFRTAVREELAGAVVDGVRYVWPADWPPEADAPRGVRVVGPFDPLVWDRRRFAHLHGWTYRFEAYTPAAKRQLGYYALPVFQAERAVGWANLQLQGSALEARVGLVPGIRRTAAFNRSLNAELDRYRAFLGAAEVQVAEL; this is encoded by the coding sequence ATGACCATCACGTCCTCGGCGGTGCGGGCTGCCGCGTTTCGCACGCTGGCGCCGCAGCCCAGCCTTCAGGCCGCGCTGGACACGCTGGGCTTCGTGCAGGCCGATCCCATCCGCGCGCCCGCCCGCGCCCAGGACCTCACCCTGATGGCCCGCCTTGCGGGGTACCGCGCCGGTGACCTGGAAGCGGCCTACCCCACCCTGGACGCCGAGGAAGACATGCTGCCCAACTACGGCTTCGTGCCCCGGCGCGTGCAGGCCCTGCTGCACCCCCGCGAGGTCGAGCCGAAGGTGCTGCAGACCCACCCGGAGCTGGCCGGGGCGGTGCGCGCCTTGCTGCACGAGGCTGGCGAGCTCCACCCCCGGCAGGCGGCGGCTGGGCTGGGGCGCGGCGGGGTGGTCAACGCCTGGGGTGGGCAGTCCAGCGCGACCACCCGCGTGCTGGACGCCCTGCACCGCCGGGGCGAGGCGCGGGTGGTGCGGCGGGAACGGGGCGTGCGCGTGTACGGCCCGGCGCCCCATCTGGCCGCGCTGCGCGCCGCGCCTCTGCCCGAAGCCGAGCGGCTGCGCGGCGCGGTTCACCTATTGGCCGGGCTGTATGGCCCGCTGCCCGAAGCCAGCCTGGGGTATCTGGTGGGGCTGTCTCACTACGGCTTTCCGCATCTGCATGGCGCGCTGCGCGCCGCTTTTCGCACGGCGGTGCGGGAGGAACTGGCAGGCGCGGTGGTGGACGGCGTGCGCTACGTGTGGCCCGCCGACTGGCCCCCAGAGGCCGATGCGCCCCGTGGCGTGCGGGTGGTGGGCCCCTTCGATCCGCTGGTGTGGGACCGGCGCCGCTTTGCCCACCTGCACGGCTGGACCTACCGTTTCGAGGCCTACACCCCGGCCGCCAAACGCCAGCTGGGCTACTACGCGCTGCCCGTTTTTCAGGCCGAACGGGCGGTGGGCTGGGCTAACCTGCAGCTGCAGGGCTCTGCGCTAGAGGCCCGAGTGGGGCTGGTGCCGGGTATCCGCCGCACCGCTGCCTTTAACCGCAGTCTGAACGCCGAATTGGACCGCTACCGAGCCTTTCTGGGCGCCGCCGAGGTGCAGGTGGCCGAACTCTAG
- a CDS encoding PadR family transcriptional regulator, whose product MPPLPNSSPPTRAVLAALQRAYPAHTYGYDLSKGTGLKSGTLYPILQRLHDQGYLDAQWEDSPHPGKPPRHIYRLTQTGLELARQRHAEGQAPRTRTKGALT is encoded by the coding sequence ATGCCTCCATTGCCCAACAGCAGTCCTCCCACCCGCGCCGTGCTGGCGGCCCTGCAGCGGGCGTACCCGGCGCACACCTACGGCTACGACCTGAGCAAGGGCACCGGCCTGAAAAGTGGCACGCTGTATCCCATCCTGCAGCGCCTGCACGACCAGGGGTATCTGGACGCGCAGTGGGAAGACTCGCCGCACCCCGGCAAGCCCCCCCGGCACATCTACCGCCTGACACAGACAGGGCTGGAACTGGCCCGGCAGCGGCACGCCGAAGGCCAAGCCCCCCGCACCCGCACCAAAGGAGCCCTGACATGA